From the Paenibacillus sp. R14(2021) genome, the window CATCATTCCCGCGTATATGGCGCTTCATGGAGGTGCCAAGGGACTGATGCGAACGTCTTTATTGCTCGCCATCCTGTTTATCCTCCCGATTCTGTTTGTGCTGATCAATTCGTTTCAACATGTGGACTTTCGTTACGCGCTGCCGCTTCTCCCTACCAGTTCGCATATGTTCTCGTTCCTGCTTCACCCTGCCTACTACAAAAGCATATTTGTATTTACGGCCGGCTTCCTCTTTCTTGGTTTCATTCCTTCCAGCGTGCCTTATAAGCCCAAAACGATAATTAAAAGCAGCTTTATGCTATTGCCGCTATATCTGTTCTCCGTCTATATTCCGATCTTGACCCTAGGACAAGAAACGGCACGGCAGCTCGAATTCCCCTATACGTTCACGGTAGATACCATTGAAATCGACTGGCTGATGTTTGATCGGATAACCGTCTTCATGCTGCTCAGCTTGATGGCGTTCTCCATGATGTTTATCGCTGTAACGTTCTGGTGCCTTCAAACGGTCATTCGTCAAAGCATCAAAGACATACGGCCATTGTATCTCATGCCTGTGATCGTCGTCGTTTCTTTCAGCGTTTGCTTAAGTATTCCGGACTGGAAAATAGTCGATCATGCTTATCAGCTGAATTCTTATCTAAGAGGGTATGTGGCGCTTACGATTCCGCCCATTGCGCTCATTGCCGGCCGCTCCTACATACGTCAGATGAATCGAGAGTTGAAGTGACCATGCTGAAATGCATCGCCGCCCTTACCGCTCTGGTCCTGCTCAGCGGCTGCTGGGACAATAAAGATATCAATCACCGGGCGCTGCCGGTGGCGATGGGGATCTCGTACAAGCACGGGAATTATACCGTGTACCTGGATATCCCCCGTGTAAGCGAACACGACAATGGCATTCAAATCATCGCAGCCACCGGGGAGTCCATCAGCGAAGTCATCGACCATATTAGTATGAATATGGAAAGCCAAGTGGATCTCCTGCATTTGAAAGTCATCGTCGTCGATAGAACGTTCGCTTCGTTCGGACTAAACGAAGCCGTCGAGAGCCTGATCCGCTCAGGGCATATCGCTCCCAAAACGACCTTCGTCATCAGCGACGAGCCGCTCGATCGATTTTTTGAACGCCTCGATGCGACTTCCAAAAACGACGGAACGGCGCTCTATGACTATTTTCAAAAAGACGCGGGGTGGAGTCCTGAGATTGCGTATACGCAGCTGTGGAAAATTTTCCGAAGCATCCATTCGTACACCAATGATGTCGCTATTCCGCTTATCAAATCCGGAGATACGACAATTCTTCAGAGCACGGGCTCTGCGATCATGAAGAACGGCAAAATGGTCAGTAAATTGAACAATGAGCAAACGCTGCTGTATAACGTGTTTAACGGATTGAGCACGCAAGGCAAAATCGAAGTGACGGGGCACGGAACGATTCAGATCGTTAGCAGCCGCATCCGAAACCGGGGCTACTTCATAGGCGAACAGCCGCATTTGAAGAGCACCATTTATTTGAAGGTTATTCTCCTCGACACCCGCGGAAACCCGTCCACGGATGTGATCAAATCGGAGCTGAAAACCATTGTTTTGCAGCGCTTCAAACAGATGTTCACGACCATACAGCGGTCCAAGGCCGATGTTTTCGGACTTGGACAATACTTCAGAAACGATCTGACCCGGGCAGAACTGGCGAACTGGCGGTCGGATTATTTGCCCCGAATCCAAATCGATCTGGAGGTGAAGACTGTCGTCCGGAATACCGGGAACTTGAAAACTCGGACTTGATAAGGATCGCACATCCGGAGAGACACTATCAAAAGGGAACGACAAATCAAAAACCCGCGAGCAAGCTCGCGGGTTTTTGACTGCTCCGGCTTGGTACAGCCGGAAAAGAACGAGGTTCCCTCCGGGTATTTTATCATTAGATTCGCGGCCCCAATATAAGGAAGGACCTGTTTAATACGGCTATACCGTTTAGTTGCGCAGAAGATACAAGGCCACAAAAATGTGCCCACTTCTCAAATAGACGTACCGAGACTAATAATAATAAGTACAGAACAACATCTCAAATAAGGAGTGAGGTATTCATGTCCATATTAAATCTGATCTTGCAAGTCCTGTTGATTCTCGTTTTCCTCATGGGCGGCATCATGAACACGGCCGGCGTCAAGGCGCAAGTCGAAGCCTTCAGGAATCTGGAACTGCCTCAATGGTTCCGCGCCGTGACCGGTATCCTTCAATTGGTCGGCGCTGCCGGTCTTGCCGTTGGCTTCTGGTACCCGGGCATCCTGGCATGGGCCGGACTCTGGTTTGCCATCATGATGCTGATCGCTGTCCTGTCGCACGTGCGGGTTAAGGATTCTTTCGGCAAAACGCTTCCCGCGCTTATCATTTGCATCATCGCAATCGTTCTGCTTATCAACAACACGGACGGCTTCCAGCATCCGTTCTCGTAATCGGTCCGTACCCACGCGCAACTTAGACTAGACAGAAGAAGGTGCTATCATGAATCATCATTTCTTATCCGCAGCAAATTCGCCCTCGCCCCTATTTGAATTTGGATTATATACGTTCGGAGACCTGTTTTCAGGACCTGATGGCGCTCCGGTCTCTCCGCGGCAGCGGCTCCTGGAAATCTTTGAAGCAGCGCAAT encodes:
- a CDS encoding GerAB/ArcD/ProY family transporter — its product is MTKNMHVAVAYVITHMGLMFYSYPADVIESTKEAHWLPIMVGFLFHLTIISVYMKGISLMKGQNLITVLMNKNKGLAWAALFPVSVYLFVNIILTVRSYAEIISIIFLSNTPLWVLMLLLLIIPAYMALHGGAKGLMRTSLLLAILFILPILFVLINSFQHVDFRYALPLLPTSSHMFSFLLHPAYYKSIFVFTAGFLFLGFIPSSVPYKPKTIIKSSFMLLPLYLFSVYIPILTLGQETARQLEFPYTFTVDTIEIDWLMFDRITVFMLLSLMAFSMMFIAVTFWCLQTVIRQSIKDIRPLYLMPVIVVVSFSVCLSIPDWKIVDHAYQLNSYLRGYVALTIPPIALIAGRSYIRQMNRELK
- a CDS encoding Ger(x)C family spore germination protein, with translation MLKCIAALTALVLLSGCWDNKDINHRALPVAMGISYKHGNYTVYLDIPRVSEHDNGIQIIAATGESISEVIDHISMNMESQVDLLHLKVIVVDRTFASFGLNEAVESLIRSGHIAPKTTFVISDEPLDRFFERLDATSKNDGTALYDYFQKDAGWSPEIAYTQLWKIFRSIHSYTNDVAIPLIKSGDTTILQSTGSAIMKNGKMVSKLNNEQTLLYNVFNGLSTQGKIEVTGHGTIQIVSSRIRNRGYFIGEQPHLKSTIYLKVILLDTRGNPSTDVIKSELKTIVLQRFKQMFTTIQRSKADVFGLGQYFRNDLTRAELANWRSDYLPRIQIDLEVKTVVRNTGNLKTRT
- a CDS encoding DoxX family protein, giving the protein MSILNLILQVLLILVFLMGGIMNTAGVKAQVEAFRNLELPQWFRAVTGILQLVGAAGLAVGFWYPGILAWAGLWFAIMMLIAVLSHVRVKDSFGKTLPALIICIIAIVLLINNTDGFQHPFS